A genomic stretch from Candidatus Omnitrophota bacterium includes:
- the rpmE gene encoding 50S ribosomal protein L31: protein MKKGIHPDYKETTVACACGAVIHTRSTKQNIKVEICSSCHPFFTGKQKLLDSAGRVDKFMKKYRKGKAE from the coding sequence ATGAAGAAAGGCATACACCCCGATTATAAGGAGACCACCGTTGCCTGCGCCTGCGGCGCGGTGATACACACGCGTTCCACCAAACAGAACATCAAAGTGGAAATATGCTCCAGCTGCCATCCCTTTTTTACGGGTAAGCAGAAATTGCTGGATTCGGCGGGCCGCGTGGACAAGTTTATGAAGAAATACAGGAAGGGCAAGGCCGAGTAA
- the rho gene encoding transcription termination factor Rho translates to MEKTEKVEKVEKAQKNDKVDIENLKQLKISELTRTAKDFNVNGVSGLKKQDLIFKILQAQAEKEGLMFGEGVLDILSEGFGFLRSPNYNYLPCPDDIYVSPSQIRKFDLKTGDTVSGQIRPPKEGEKYFALLKVEAVNFESPESAKDKVLFDNLTPVYPHDKFNLETGPQEISTRLMDLLTPIGKGQRGLIVAQPYSGKTVLLQKIANAITQNHPDTILIVLLIDERPEEVTDMQRHVKGEVISSTFDEPPERHVQVAEMVLEKAKRLVEHHKDVVILLDSITRLARAYNAVVPHSGKVLSGGVDSNALQKPKRFFGAARAIDEGGSLTIMATALVDTGSRMDEVIFEEFKGTGNMEIQLDRNLFQRRIYPAIDVKRSNTRHEELLLKPEVLNRVWVLRKVLNDLNSVEAMELLIEKLSKTKDNSEFLNNMNQ, encoded by the coding sequence GTGGAAAAAACAGAAAAGGTTGAAAAGGTAGAAAAGGCGCAGAAGAACGATAAGGTTGATATTGAGAATTTAAAACAGCTCAAGATCTCCGAATTGACCAGGACGGCTAAGGATTTCAACGTGAACGGGGTCAGCGGGCTGAAAAAGCAGGACCTGATATTCAAGATATTGCAGGCGCAGGCGGAAAAGGAAGGGCTGATGTTCGGCGAGGGCGTGCTTGATATCCTTTCCGAGGGGTTTGGGTTCCTGCGTTCGCCCAATTATAATTACCTGCCCTGTCCGGACGATATATACGTTTCTCCTTCTCAGATAAGGAAGTTTGACCTGAAGACGGGGGATACGGTCAGCGGCCAGATCAGGCCTCCCAAGGAGGGAGAGAAATATTTCGCCCTGCTTAAGGTTGAGGCGGTAAATTTTGAGAGCCCTGAATCCGCCAAGGACAAGGTTTTGTTTGATAATCTTACTCCTGTTTATCCGCACGACAAATTCAATCTGGAAACCGGGCCGCAGGAGATATCAACGCGGCTGATGGACCTGCTTACGCCGATAGGCAAGGGCCAGCGCGGGCTGATAGTAGCCCAGCCCTACAGCGGAAAGACCGTGCTCCTGCAGAAGATCGCCAACGCCATAACCCAGAACCACCCGGATACCATTCTCATAGTGCTTCTTATTGATGAACGGCCCGAGGAGGTCACGGATATGCAGCGCCACGTCAAGGGGGAGGTCATATCTTCCACATTTGACGAGCCGCCTGAAAGGCACGTACAGGTAGCTGAGATGGTGCTGGAAAAGGCCAAGCGCCTGGTTGAGCACCACAAAGATGTCGTGATACTGCTGGACAGCATAACCCGGCTTGCCCGGGCGTACAACGCGGTAGTGCCGCACAGCGGAAAGGTGCTTTCCGGCGGCGTTGATTCCAATGCCCTGCAGAAGCCAAAGAGGTTTTTCGGCGCCGCGCGCGCCATTGATGAAGGCGGGAGCTTAACGATAATGGCTACCGCCCTTGTTGATACCGGCAGCAGGATGGATGAGGTCATATTTGAGGAGTTCAAAGGCACGGGCAATATGGAGATTCAACTTGACAGGAACCTGTTTCAGAGGAGAATATATCCCGCCATCGACGTGAAGCGCTCCAATACCAGGCATGAAGAACTGCTGCTTAAGCCGGAGGTGCTTAACCGCGTGTGGGTATTGCGCAAGGTGCTTAATGACCTTAATTCCGTTGAGGCGATGGAGCTTTTGATAGAGAAACTTTCAAAGACCAAGGATAATTCCGAGTTTCTGAACAATATGAACCAATGA
- a CDS encoding tetratricopeptide repeat protein: protein MISRHAKQAFLIFIISIFALCYGESVFAVSQDYSADQAQEYRLLGLDAQKLENYDLALSYYQKALELNPKFYLVYNDIGIIYEAKGDVGQAENYYRKAITIKPDYLSPYTNLACLYEKKGDINMSAKYWRQRARLGDPNDAWTKKAKARLLDIGLIDEDIGTEMMARESEHETISLLDQVRQQKTLESENVKEKAKALLSKARDEYQREQYLDALNDALAAKQYDNTNKQVNELIDKIQKRILIR, encoded by the coding sequence ATGATTAGTAGGCATGCCAAACAGGCCTTCCTGATATTTATAATTTCAATATTTGCTTTATGTTATGGTGAGAGTGTCTTCGCGGTAAGCCAGGATTATTCCGCGGACCAGGCGCAGGAATACCGCCTGCTTGGCCTTGATGCCCAGAAATTGGAAAATTATGACCTGGCGTTGAGTTACTATCAGAAGGCGCTTGAACTGAACCCGAAATTCTACCTGGTTTACAATGACATAGGCATTATCTATGAAGCAAAGGGGGACGTCGGCCAGGCAGAGAATTATTACCGGAAGGCGATCACGATAAAGCCGGATTATTTGAGCCCTTATACTAATCTTGCCTGCCTGTATGAGAAAAAAGGGGATATTAATATGTCCGCTAAATACTGGCGGCAGAGGGCCAGGTTAGGCGACCCCAACGACGCCTGGACAAAAAAGGCAAAGGCGCGGCTGCTTGATATCGGGCTGATAGACGAAGATATAGGCACTGAGATGATGGCGAGGGAGTCGGAGCATGAGACCATCAGCCTTCTGGACCAGGTAAGGCAGCAGAAGACGCTTGAGAGCGAGAACGTCAAGGAGAAGGCAAAGGCGCTCCTGTCCAAGGCAAGAGACGAGTACCAGAGAGAGCAGTATCTGGACGCGCTCAACGACGCGCTGGCAGCCAAGCAGTACGACAACACCAACAAGCAGGTCAATGAACTCATAGACAAGATCCAGAAGAGGATCCTTATTCGCTAG
- a CDS encoding DUF3786 domain-containing protein: MSYTAALEKAYDRLSGLATEKRYSVRFLSENYSVDLTRREITSIINNKPAKDFLAVLLLHYLIIHIEGLPGVKGKWISFREIEGGEFYYPAFRKRAIDLIIRKYGGDPQALLNNLERLNGKKASFGDCGIEIEVFDGVPVMITVSGADEELPAEANILFDENIRQVFVAEDVAVLAGFVAGKI; encoded by the coding sequence ATGAGTTACACGGCGGCGCTGGAGAAGGCATACGATAGATTAAGCGGCCTTGCAACAGAGAAGCGGTATTCTGTCAGGTTTCTTTCTGAAAATTACTCAGTTGATTTGACAAGGCGCGAAATCACGTCTATAATAAATAACAAGCCCGCCAAAGATTTTCTTGCAGTGCTTTTGTTACATTACCTTATCATACATATCGAAGGGCTTCCTGGAGTAAAGGGCAAGTGGATATCCTTTCGCGAGATCGAAGGGGGCGAGTTCTACTATCCCGCCTTTCGCAAGCGCGCGATCGATCTGATAATCCGTAAGTATGGCGGCGATCCACAGGCGCTGTTGAACAACCTTGAGAGATTGAATGGAAAGAAGGCATCGTTCGGCGACTGCGGCATTGAGATTGAAGTGTTTGACGGGGTACCTGTCATGATAACTGTGTCGGGCGCGGATGAGGAGCTTCCCGCCGAGGCAAATATACTTTTTGATGAAAACATCAGACAGGTTTTTGTTGCTGAGGATGTAGCAGTGTTGGCAGGTTTTGTGGCAGGGAAGATATAA
- the polA gene encoding DNA polymerase I: MPKERLYLIDAMAFCYRSFYALRGLSTTSGFPTNAIYGFLNVLRKILKEEAPEYLCVCFDVSRDTFRQRKFEDYKIQRPPAPDGLSLQIPVIKELLLAYSVAAAEKAGYEADDVIATLAKKAQDKGIEVTVVSMDKDILQLVDKHVSVFSPQKDAKVVYDEKQTRDKYGVSPERIVDVIALTGDAADNIPGVRGIGDKTASELIREFGSAEDLISRSSRIRSEKIRKAVEENKDLIRRNRELILLKDDVPLELELDDLKVGEPDYDKLYEIFRRLEFKSMLKGLPPMRPDTDTAAAADDIDDGGLKKYLSGLKETGLALDADEEDIRFGRIAALFLSINGKIFRLKDIGANARKILADESVIKVGYDLKAQLICLKNNGIEVKGKLWDALIAAHLLDSAKADYSLPAIAWDYLKMHTGAKPGRQDELNVSCRLKDKLSALIEERQLARLFYDVEMPLVEVLALMETTGIALDVKFLNDLSGEVGRRLEGLIKKIYSLAGSEFNINSPKQLSQVLFSVLKLKPVKKTKTGYSTDENVLRQLEDEHPLPRVLLEYRQLSKLKSTYIDVLPALVNKESGRVHTSFNQAVTETGRLSSSSPNLQNIPIKTEEGRKIRRAFIPPDKNGVILSADYSQIELRILAHLSADKAMTEAFRDNRDIHSRTASLLYAVDENDVAPRMREAAKRVNFGIIYGMSSFGLAKDLGVGNEEAEIFIHSYFQRYSGVKDFIDSCVAQARKDGFVSTILGRRRYIPEINSKNQALRMFSERQAINAPVQGSCADMIKLAMVNIQRIIFAKGLMSKMLLQVHDELVFEVVDREKDLFFELVKKEMEGVVRLSVPVRVDLKCGKNWLDLEPV, translated from the coding sequence ATGCCCAAGGAACGACTATACCTGATAGACGCGATGGCCTTTTGCTACCGCAGCTTCTATGCCCTGCGCGGCCTTTCCACGACTTCGGGCTTTCCCACCAACGCCATCTACGGATTCTTGAACGTGCTGAGAAAGATCCTGAAGGAAGAGGCGCCTGAGTATCTGTGTGTTTGTTTTGATGTCTCGAGGGATACATTCCGTCAGAGAAAATTTGAGGACTACAAAATACAGAGGCCGCCCGCGCCGGACGGGTTGTCGCTTCAGATACCGGTGATAAAGGAGCTGCTTTTGGCTTATAGCGTGGCAGCGGCGGAGAAGGCCGGATATGAGGCCGACGATGTGATCGCCACCCTCGCGAAAAAGGCGCAAGATAAGGGGATAGAGGTCACGGTTGTGAGCATGGACAAGGATATCCTGCAGTTGGTAGACAAGCACGTAAGCGTGTTCTCGCCCCAGAAGGACGCCAAGGTTGTTTATGATGAAAAACAGACGCGGGATAAATACGGAGTCAGCCCTGAGCGGATAGTTGACGTGATCGCTTTAACGGGAGACGCCGCGGACAATATCCCGGGGGTCCGCGGCATAGGCGATAAGACGGCATCCGAACTTATCCGCGAATTCGGCAGTGCGGAGGACCTGATCTCGCGCTCAAGCCGGATAAGATCTGAAAAAATAAGAAAGGCCGTAGAGGAAAACAAGGATCTGATCAGGCGCAACAGGGAGCTTATATTGCTCAAGGATGACGTGCCGCTTGAGCTTGAATTGGATGATCTGAAGGTAGGCGAGCCGGATTACGATAAGCTCTATGAAATATTCAGGCGGCTTGAATTCAAAAGCATGCTTAAAGGCCTGCCCCCTATGCGGCCGGATACGGATACAGCGGCAGCGGCCGATGATATAGATGACGGCGGCCTTAAAAAATATTTATCCGGTTTAAAAGAAACGGGCCTGGCTCTGGACGCGGACGAGGAAGACATCAGGTTCGGCAGGATCGCCGCCCTGTTTTTGTCTATCAACGGAAAGATATTCAGGTTAAAGGATATAGGCGCCAACGCCCGGAAGATCCTTGCCGATGAGTCAGTGATTAAAGTAGGGTATGATCTGAAGGCGCAGTTGATCTGCCTTAAAAACAACGGCATTGAGGTCAAAGGGAAATTGTGGGACGCGCTTATTGCCGCGCACCTTTTAGACAGCGCCAAAGCCGACTACTCATTGCCCGCCATTGCCTGGGATTATCTTAAGATGCATACGGGGGCAAAGCCGGGCAGGCAGGATGAACTGAATGTCTCATGCCGCCTTAAGGATAAACTCTCCGCGCTTATTGAGGAGCGGCAATTGGCCCGGCTCTTTTATGATGTAGAGATGCCCCTTGTGGAGGTACTTGCCTTGATGGAAACAACCGGCATCGCGCTGGATGTGAAGTTCCTGAATGACCTGTCGGGAGAGGTCGGCAGAAGATTGGAAGGACTGATCAAAAAGATCTATTCTCTGGCCGGCTCTGAATTTAATATAAATTCTCCCAAGCAGCTGTCTCAGGTGCTGTTTTCCGTCTTGAAACTCAAGCCGGTGAAGAAAACGAAGACCGGATATTCTACTGATGAAAATGTTCTAAGGCAGCTTGAGGATGAGCACCCTTTGCCCAGGGTCCTTCTTGAATACAGGCAGCTTTCTAAACTCAAGTCGACTTACATAGATGTCCTTCCGGCGCTGGTGAATAAGGAAAGCGGCAGGGTGCATACCTCTTTTAATCAGGCGGTCACTGAAACAGGCCGTCTTTCATCCAGCAGCCCGAACCTGCAGAACATACCCATAAAGACGGAAGAGGGCCGTAAGATCAGGCGCGCGTTCATACCTCCGGATAAAAACGGCGTTATACTCTCGGCGGACTATTCCCAGATCGAACTGCGCATACTGGCGCATCTTTCCGCGGATAAGGCGATGACAGAGGCGTTCAGAGACAACCGCGATATACACAGCAGGACAGCGTCGCTGCTTTACGCGGTGGATGAAAATGATGTCGCCCCCCGGATGCGCGAGGCGGCAAAACGCGTGAATTTCGGTATCATCTACGGCATGTCAAGCTTTGGCCTGGCAAAGGACCTCGGGGTGGGTAATGAAGAGGCGGAGATATTCATACATTCCTATTTCCAGCGTTATTCCGGAGTCAAGGATTTCATTGATTCCTGCGTAGCCCAGGCAAGGAAGGACGGGTTTGTATCTACTATCCTGGGCAGGCGCAGGTACATACCGGAAATAAATTCAAAGAACCAGGCGCTGAGGATGTTTTCGGAAAGACAGGCGATAAACGCGCCGGTGCAGGGCTCCTGCGCCGATATGATAAAGTTGGCGATGGTCAACATCCAGCGTATCATCTTCGCGAAAGGCCTGATGTCAAAGATGCTCTTGCAGGTGCACGATGAACTTGTTTTTGAGGTCGTTGACAGAGAGAAGGATCTGTTTTTTGAATTGGTGAAGAAAGAGATGGAGGGAGTTGTCCGGCTCTCTGTCCCGGTCAGGGTCGATCTGAAATGCGGCAAGAACTGGCTGGATTTAGAACCAGTTTAG
- a CDS encoding glycogen/starch synthase, whose translation MKILFCSSEVFPYAKTGGLADVSHSLPLALARLGQQVEVVTPRYRQTDIRKFGLTKVKDGLYRGRLAQDVGVYLIDNKELFGRQGLYGTRQGDYEDNLERFSFFCRRSIELMKELDFRPDVVHCNDWQSAPIIIYLQSEYKNDTFYKGIRTVFTIHNLGFQGIFGDLNLLKDGIMLSDVINTVSPTYAREILTKDLGFGLEGVLNKRKESLFGVLNGIDYGIWDPAADALIVKKYSRRDLENKYENKRHLIKICSLKTGADAPLLGMVSRLTGQKGMDILIPALDEAGKWDAGIVILGQGEAKYHGELRKLARKYKGKISVHFKFDESLAHKIYAGSDIFLMPSMYEPCGLSQMIALKYGTMPLVFKTGGLADTVTPENGFVFVDYSKEALLKAMLRACSAHKDKDPWLTLVRKGMLCDFSWERSAAEYIKLYQRAVNG comes from the coding sequence ATGAAAATATTATTTTGCTCAAGCGAGGTGTTCCCCTATGCCAAGACCGGCGGCCTTGCCGATGTTTCTCATTCGCTGCCGCTGGCGCTTGCGCGCCTGGGCCAGCAGGTGGAGGTGGTAACGCCCAGGTACAGGCAGACCGATATCAGGAAATTTGGCCTGACAAAGGTTAAAGACGGTCTGTACAGGGGCCGCCTTGCTCAGGATGTGGGCGTCTATCTTATAGACAACAAGGAGTTGTTCGGCAGGCAGGGTTTATACGGGACAAGGCAGGGAGATTACGAGGATAATCTGGAGCGGTTCTCTTTTTTCTGCCGCAGGTCAATTGAGCTGATGAAAGAGCTTGATTTCAGGCCGGACGTGGTCCATTGCAACGACTGGCAGTCCGCCCCGATAATTATTTACCTGCAGAGTGAATATAAAAACGACACCTTTTACAAAGGCATAAGAACCGTCTTTACCATACATAACCTTGGATTCCAGGGGATATTCGGCGATCTAAATCTTCTGAAGGACGGTATAATGCTTTCCGATGTGATCAATACCGTAAGCCCTACCTACGCCCGGGAGATATTGACTAAGGACTTAGGGTTCGGGCTTGAGGGTGTTCTGAACAAAAGGAAGGAGTCGCTTTTCGGCGTGCTTAACGGTATTGATTACGGTATCTGGGATCCGGCAGCGGATGCCCTGATCGTAAAGAAATATTCGCGCCGGGACCTGGAAAACAAATACGAGAACAAGAGGCATCTTATTAAAATATGTTCTTTGAAGACGGGCGCGGACGCGCCGCTTTTGGGAATGGTCTCGCGCCTGACAGGCCAGAAAGGGATGGATATACTCATACCGGCCCTTGACGAGGCCGGCAAATGGGACGCGGGCATAGTAATATTGGGCCAGGGAGAAGCGAAATACCACGGGGAGTTAAGGAAGCTGGCGCGTAAATATAAAGGAAAGATCTCCGTTCATTTCAAATTTGATGAGTCCCTGGCTCATAAGATCTACGCCGGTTCAGACATATTCCTTATGCCGTCAATGTACGAGCCCTGCGGCCTCAGCCAGATGATAGCGCTTAAATACGGGACAATGCCGCTCGTATTCAAGACAGGCGGGCTTGCCGATACCGTAACGCCGGAAAACGGTTTTGTGTTTGTTGATTACAGCAAGGAGGCGCTTTTAAAAGCGATGCTGCGGGCTTGTTCGGCGCATAAAGATAAAGATCCCTGGCTTACCCTTGTAAGGAAGGGTATGCTTTGCGATTTTTCCTGGGAGAGATCAGCGGCGGAATATATCAAGTTATACCAGCGGGCAGTAAATGGGTAA
- the coaE gene encoding dephospho-CoA kinase (Dephospho-CoA kinase (CoaE) performs the final step in coenzyme A biosynthesis.) produces the protein MGKKKLIIGLTGGFCAGKTTVSALFSRFGAKVLDADEFAHMALNQPRIKQRIIKLLGDGIVSRGRIDRKKVRQLVFNDKALLMKLSSAIHPYVKKAMKEYAGRCRSEVVVWDVPLLIESGMHRSVDAVVLVACGRQEQFRRARRRGIKRGEALKIINSQMPFSKKRRLADFIINNNTGLDNTEKQARAVFNRLTGGITGGKNRKG, from the coding sequence ATGGGTAAAAAAAAGTTAATAATAGGCCTGACAGGCGGGTTTTGCGCTGGAAAGACAACCGTGTCAGCACTATTTTCCAGATTCGGCGCGAAGGTCCTGGACGCGGATGAGTTCGCCCACATGGCCCTTAACCAGCCGCGGATCAAACAGAGGATCATTAAACTGCTGGGAGACGGCATAGTGTCCCGAGGCAGGATAGACAGAAAAAAAGTGAGGCAGCTCGTGTTTAATGATAAGGCGCTGCTTATGAAGTTGTCATCAGCCATCCATCCCTATGTAAAGAAGGCGATGAAGGAGTATGCCGGGAGATGCCGTTCAGAGGTAGTGGTATGGGATGTTCCTCTGCTTATAGAGTCGGGGATGCACAGGTCAGTTGACGCTGTTGTGCTGGTTGCCTGCGGCAGGCAGGAGCAGTTCAGGCGCGCCAGGAGGCGCGGCATAAAAAGAGGAGAGGCGCTGAAGATTATCAATTCGCAGATGCCGTTCAGCAAAAAGAGGCGTCTGGCAGATTTTATAATAAATAACAATACAGGGCTTGACAATACCGAGAAACAGGCGCGGGCAGTATTTAACCGGTTAACAGGAGGAATAACAGGTGGAAAAAACAGAAAAGGTTGA
- the acsB gene encoding acetyl-CoA decarbonylase/synthase complex subunit alpha/beta, whose amino-acid sequence MLKVVGELAVNGARKAVGLAEGLIDDLIKNKGEGFNIGFPGTAFYLPLIYATLGNEVKTLKDAKAIIGVAKTLLKNVPEEDNWDSLLSDAMDSGVATALAAELIEALRYATGELPKDGWQGFIPDSVLRSLGIQLVDGRIGGVAVIVGAAPDNKTAVSIIRELQEKNILSLLAGSADGKNFRDQIIEEGVQVGLDYYIVPLGLETTSVIHAANFAIRASLSFGGNKKGELEKNIKYCKERVPAFIVALGGLDDIKVAAACAAIRLGLPVITDQKVPEIKQTPFTLHEALLSVRDHSQIIPAAFLAKEIKIKVKKIPIPVPYSAAFEGERVRREQMYVQFGGKFSTAFEFVTSRPVDQVEDGKIEVVGPEIKDMQEGGAYPLGIRVEVAGRKMKCDFEPIIERQIHSFLNEAMGIFHMGQRNMCWLRISKEAHAKGFNIRHFGVILHARIHDIFGSIVDKVRVAIYTNEKDVRRLLPEAEKAYGERDERMAGMTDESVETFYSCTLCQSFAPNHLCIIKPERLGLCGAYSWLDAQAAHELNPHGGNQPVKKGEPIDKEKGEWKGVNDFVYQSSNKTLERFHGYSIMTYPETSCGCFECIVAIVPEANGFMVVNREYAGMTPVGMGFSTLAGSVGGGQQTPGFMGVGRLYLVSKKFISADGGLKRIVWMPRELKEALMDKLKQRAEESGEPDLIEKIADETTATSSEELLAHLEKVKHPALSMPPLM is encoded by the coding sequence ATGTTAAAGGTAGTGGGTGAGCTGGCTGTGAATGGCGCGCGTAAGGCGGTAGGTTTGGCTGAAGGCCTGATCGATGACCTGATAAAAAATAAGGGCGAGGGTTTTAATATCGGTTTTCCCGGCACGGCCTTTTACCTGCCGTTGATATACGCTACTTTGGGCAATGAAGTCAAGACGCTTAAAGACGCGAAGGCGATCATCGGCGTTGCCAAAACGCTGCTTAAGAATGTGCCTGAGGAAGATAACTGGGATTCGCTTCTAAGCGACGCGATGGATTCAGGGGTTGCCACCGCGCTGGCAGCTGAACTTATAGAGGCGTTGAGGTACGCTACAGGAGAGTTACCGAAGGATGGCTGGCAGGGTTTTATCCCTGATTCTGTCCTGCGCAGTTTAGGCATACAGTTGGTTGACGGAAGAATAGGCGGCGTGGCGGTGATCGTGGGGGCGGCGCCGGATAATAAGACGGCGGTAAGTATCATACGCGAACTTCAGGAGAAAAACATCCTTTCACTTCTGGCCGGCAGCGCCGACGGGAAAAATTTCCGGGACCAGATCATTGAGGAAGGCGTTCAGGTGGGGCTGGATTATTACATCGTGCCGTTAGGGCTTGAGACGACTTCCGTCATACACGCCGCGAATTTCGCCATCCGCGCGTCACTGTCGTTCGGCGGCAATAAAAAAGGCGAGTTGGAGAAGAACATTAAATATTGCAAAGAGCGCGTGCCGGCGTTCATTGTGGCCTTAGGGGGGCTCGACGACATTAAGGTAGCCGCTGCCTGCGCCGCCATACGCCTGGGGCTGCCTGTGATCACCGACCAGAAGGTACCCGAGATCAAGCAGACCCCGTTTACGCTGCACGAGGCGCTGTTGAGCGTGCGGGATCATTCTCAGATCATCCCGGCCGCCTTTCTTGCCAAAGAGATAAAGATCAAAGTCAAAAAGATACCCATACCCGTGCCTTACAGCGCGGCATTTGAAGGCGAGAGGGTCCGCCGCGAGCAGATGTATGTGCAGTTCGGAGGGAAATTCTCTACCGCCTTTGAATTCGTTACCAGCCGGCCCGTGGACCAAGTAGAAGACGGAAAGATCGAAGTAGTCGGCCCTGAAATAAAAGATATGCAGGAAGGGGGCGCCTACCCGCTGGGTATCCGGGTCGAGGTCGCCGGCCGCAAGATGAAGTGCGATTTTGAGCCGATCATAGAAAGGCAGATACATAGTTTTCTGAATGAGGCAATGGGCATTTTCCATATGGGCCAGAGGAATATGTGCTGGCTAAGGATAAGCAAGGAGGCGCATGCCAAGGGGTTCAATATACGGCATTTCGGGGTTATCCTTCATGCCCGCATACACGATATCTTCGGCAGCATAGTAGACAAGGTAAGGGTCGCCATATATACAAATGAAAAGGATGTGCGGCGGCTTTTGCCCGAGGCAGAGAAGGCCTATGGCGAACGCGATGAGCGGATGGCAGGCATGACCGATGAGTCGGTGGAGACATTCTATTCCTGCACGCTCTGTCAGTCCTTTGCCCCTAACCATCTTTGTATCATTAAGCCGGAGCGGCTGGGTTTGTGCGGAGCGTATTCCTGGCTGGACGCGCAGGCAGCGCATGAATTGAACCCTCACGGCGGCAACCAGCCGGTAAAAAAGGGAGAGCCGATAGATAAGGAAAAAGGCGAATGGAAAGGGGTCAACGATTTCGTTTATCAGAGTTCCAACAAGACGCTGGAACGCTTTCACGGCTACTCTATCATGACTTATCCCGAAACCTCTTGCGGTTGTTTTGAATGTATAGTCGCGATCGTGCCTGAGGCAAACGGGTTTATGGTTGTTAACCGCGAATACGCGGGAATGACGCCCGTGGGAATGGGATTCTCCACGTTGGCCGGCTCGGTCGGCGGCGGACAGCAGACCCCCGGATTTATGGGTGTGGGCCGTTTGTATCTGGTGAGCAAAAAATTTATTTCCGCGGACGGCGGTTTGAAAAGGATAGTATGGATGCCCAGGGAATTGAAAGAGGCGCTGATGGATAAGCTGAAACAGCGCGCCGAAGAATCAGGCGAGCCGGATCTGATAGAAAAGATAGCCGATGAAACCACCGCCACGTCTTCTGAAGAGCTGCTGGCGCATCTGGAGAAGGTCAAACATCCGGCCCTCTCAATGCCCCCATTGATGTAA
- a CDS encoding type II toxin-antitoxin system PemK/MazF family toxin — MRRGDIVLIKFPFSDLSSSKVRPALVISSNSYTQKGRDAIFMLISSNNNNPQDTDLFFDVIDPDFTLSGLKKASWIKTDKIVILSKALAIRRLGKLGSGIMAKINAMLSDVLGLDLLSEKQISAEQVSSKQSSPPSSESNIIES; from the coding sequence ATGAGAAGAGGAGATATAGTTTTAATAAAATTTCCTTTTTCCGACTTATCTTCTAGTAAGGTTCGTCCGGCTTTAGTTATCTCTTCCAATAGTTATACCCAAAAAGGTAGAGATGCCATTTTTATGCTTATATCATCAAATAACAATAATCCTCAGGATACTGATTTATTTTTTGATGTAATTGATCCTGATTTTACTTTAAGCGGTTTGAAGAAAGCATCTTGGATAAAAACCGATAAGATAGTAATATTATCTAAAGCGCTCGCTATTCGGAGGCTCGGAAAGTTAGGTTCAGGTATAATGGCTAAAATAAATGCAATGTTATCAGACGTGCTTGGATTGGATCTTTTATCTGAGAAACAAATTTCTGCTGAGCAGGTTTCTTCCAAACAATCATCGCCGCCATCCTCAGAATCAAATATTATTGAATCTTGA
- a CDS encoding isoprenylcysteine carboxylmethyltransferase family protein: MKKRIGLQGFLLFLALISSLFLLKFLMPDWEREALDELCDVLGIAIVLFGFLLRIAARGYKAERSSGGHKIVTDGPYGLVRHPMYAGTFLVITGVILLLFKWWVFLLLFAVFLLIYIPQINKEERVLRKRSDTEYKAYFENTPKYFPNIIELFKTNPRKYLLFKWSWAQKEIVSLVITFSLIIAIETWQDIGLFGSDEFFKELLELLSVTAAFIGIIIFYNKQNDDRAPSP, encoded by the coding sequence ATGAAAAAACGCATAGGACTTCAGGGCTTTTTATTATTTTTAGCCTTAATTTCATCTCTTTTTTTACTTAAATTCCTTATGCCTGATTGGGAGAGGGAAGCCCTGGATGAATTATGCGATGTATTGGGGATAGCCATAGTGTTGTTCGGATTCCTGCTTCGTATCGCGGCAAGGGGTTATAAAGCGGAGAGATCATCAGGCGGCCATAAGATCGTTACAGATGGGCCGTATGGTCTGGTAAGGCATCCTATGTACGCCGGGACATTTTTGGTTATTACGGGGGTTATCTTGCTGCTTTTTAAATGGTGGGTGTTTTTATTACTTTTTGCCGTATTTTTATTGATCTATATCCCCCAGATCAATAAGGAAGAAAGAGTGTTACGTAAGCGCTCTGATACCGAATACAAGGCATATTTTGAAAATACGCCAAAGTATTTTCCAAACATTATTGAGCTGTTCAAAACAAACCCTCGGAAGTACTTGCTCTTTAAATGGTCTTGGGCGCAAAAAGAGATCGTTTCCCTGGTTATTACATTTAGTTTGATAATCGCGATAGAGACATGGCAGGACATAGGATTGTTTGGTTCCGATGAATTTTTTAAAGAGCTATTGGAACTGCTTTCTGTTACAGCCGCCTTTATAGGTATAATCATATTTTATAACAAGCAAAACGACGACAGGGCCCCGAGCCCTTAG